DNA sequence from the Coccidioides posadasii str. Silveira chromosome 5, complete sequence genome:
TATATCCCCTTCTGTCGTTTGTTCCGATGTAGTCGTAAGCCTTGGTTTTGTACTCTCAGGGACAGGGGGTGGTGCAAGAGCTCGTGGTCCTGCTGGATTGGCGGCACTCGGGGGCACGTATAAGCTGCCATACTGTTCCCTCTCTTCTTGTTGGATTAGCTCAATATACGCCTCCATAATCGCACGTTCATTggcatcatcttcttctgccTTTGTCCTGAATCCGTTATGCGAAACCTCGTCTGCGAGTTTTTGGCCCTCCTTTGTACCACTGGCGCAACCTTCAGTTACCTTTTTCCgtctctctgcagcatccGCAATAACCTTCCTCATATCCGCACCTCGAGAAGGGGGCATGCCTCCGAGCCTTTGGCCAGATCCTGCCGTGAGAACCCGGCGTTTTTCAGCAGCCGCACGAGCCTGTCTCCGCAATTCGTCCGGTGGAACTCTTTTACCACCAAGCCGGTGTCCCGCCGAGAGAAAGCCTTCACCAGTATATCCTTTCCGGACAAGCTGTTCGTGTTCATCACGGAGCTGGTTCCAGAGCGCGTGGAACTCTTGGTTATGAGGTCCATGAACAATATGGCATAACCTAAACATATctagtaaggaacaagccTAGAAAAGGGTATGGGAACGAACTCAATCAGAGGAACTCACTCATGAAGCATGGTATCGACTATTTGCTCGAGAGGGATGAACTGCTTCTCGTCATGCGGACTTCTCAACCGAAGACATATCTTCTCGCCATGGTTGATATTTAGGCCTAATAAGTTGGCCTGTGCAGGGTAGAATTCGCAAAGTGTCCCGACTCTCCAAGATCTCTGACGCATAATCGGTTTGACTAAAGAAGCAACTTTGCGCAGAGTTGTCAAGGCTTCCGCTTCCTTGGGCTTGCGCTTGTCATGTTGGTACTCGGAGACGAGAGCGTCAAACTCCCTCATTTTGAGGCGCTTTTATTATGCGGAACAAAAATCTAAACAGGTGTGAGTAAAAGAATAGAAGCAAGTATCATCTCAAAATTGTGATGATTGGACTCAAAAATTCACTCCAGAAGGCGAAGACGCCTTCTGAGGTAACTCTGAGCGACGCCTCAAGGCCAGCTATCGGGATTTCGTAGAAAATTTTGATGATAAATCAGCATTATTCACTAACTACTGCCATGACCGTTGAATGAGTGAGGATGTCTAGAAATTTCCATCCATCACGGAACCTTCAGACACTCCCCCGGCTCTCGTGGACCATGCTATTCCGCGGTGAAATGAACGCTGCAGGCTCTATGGAGGAAGATGCGTTTACAGCTCAAGGCTGCTGACAAACGTCACCCCCAGCCCGAAGACGGTGTACTTACAGTGGCAAATAACATCATCGAGTTTCTTTTTCGGTCTACCCCCGCGAACCGCACTCGATGCGGAATCATTAGTTATATCCAACCGCCAAAGAGGATTGAGTGCTTCTATTAAGAGCTAACCTATCCAGAATGACAAGCGACGATGAATTCTTCTTTGACTATGTAAGCTTAACAAAAGACAAACCTCGCTGCCGCTGAAACTTCGGACAAAAAGCTCACAGCTTCAGAAGCTATCCTGGGTCCCAAACGATGTAAAACGGTACTCCACGCAGGTCGCAAATTCCATCGATCATCATATAGATCGAGCAGCTTCGAACGTTCGAGATGCGCTATCACGCCAATCTTGGCTCCCTACGTATCTCAAGCCTCCCCCAAGACATGGCCAACCGCTTCCGCGCACATTGCCTCCAAAGTCGATGGTGGACAGGGTACATGACTGGGTAGTGGAACACCGTGCATTGACTGCCGCCGTCTTAGCCTTCATTGGAACTGGAGGGCTATTAATATATGGGAATAGAAAACTAGGCGTGAAAAAGCGGAAAGCAAGGAGGGCGGGCAATGGGGCCCGGAAAGAAATAGTTGGTATGGACTGTCAAATCCACTTCAAATGTGCGCAACGACCTTTGATTTGGCATGTTAACATTTAGATAGTTATTGCGGGCTCTGCGCATGAGCCAATTACGAGATCTATAGCTTGCGACCTTGAGCGAAGAGGGTTCATAGTCTTCATTACAGTCACGTCGGCCGAGGAGGAGCATGTGGTTGAGAATGAAGCACGAGAGGACATTCGCTCACTCTGGTTGGACCTAGCCAATGTATGTCCCTTCGCTTTTCTTCTAGCAAATCGATACCTAACTTAGGCGCAGACACCATCGGAACCGTCTGAAATGCATCCTTCGCTCTACGTTATCCAGTCTCTTATCACGAACCCTCAAGCTCCTATGCCAGGAGTGCCACCACACACTTGCCAGCTAACCGGGCTCATTCTAGTGCCCTCGCTAACATATCCTGTCGGTCCCGTCGCCACTATACCGGCCTCGAACTGGGCAGACGCCATCAACACTCGCCTACTGTACCCCATACTTACAGCGCAACTATTTCTACCTCTTCTTACCTTAAAAAGTAACAGCAGTTCTATAGTTTTGATAACTCCTTCCATCCAATCCTCGCTTTCCTCTCCATTCGCAAGCCCTGAAGTTGCTGTAACGAGAGCACTCGCCGGCTTCGCAACGAGTTTGCGACAAGAGTTACAACTCTTGGAGAGTGGACACGGTTCTGTTGATATTGTTGAACTCAAACTTGGTAACCTTGATCTGGGACGACAGTTTCGAAATACAAACGGACAGAACAAGGGCACGGAAGTTCTCACCTGGCAGCCACAGCAGCGTGCTCTTTATGGCTCATCGTACCTGTCAAGTATTGGCCATCGCGTAGGGAGATCAAGCGGAGCTGGTAGCCTGCATGGAACGCCGGCAAAGGAGCTACATTTTGCCGTTTTTGATGCTCTTGCACCTCGTCAAAAGGCTATTTTTGGACGAAAACGCAAGCAACAAGTCGTTTATGTCGGTCGGGGCTCCAGAACCTACGCAATCGTTGGGAACGTTATTCCCAGCATGTTGATTGGCTGGATGCTTGGTTTACGAACTGGATATCCGGCATTCTTCTCTGATTCTGGGTCTGAGGACGGCAATGGCTACGGAAGCGAAGGGGCATGGGAAAAGATTTCTTAGTTCCAAAACAGATGATGACCCTTCTCACAGTCTTATTGTGTTACTTATTCTCCGCTCCTTTTCAAACTGTGTATTTTAACTTGGTGGTGCCGTCTCTTTTTGTTAACGAAGGCACTGGGTTTTGGCGTCTTCCTGGCGAGGTTACAGAATCCTGGGGAATGGATCTAGGTTTTCTAATCAGTATATAATATCTGCATGGAGTGGATGTGGGAATTATGAGGTTATTCACCGACAAACAAATCATGTAGGAACTTATTACCATGTACCTTCTAGCTGTGTCAGTCCATACACAACTCATGAATTTGACATGTTTCGTTTATTTGCTCCCTTCTCTGCCTACACTTCACCCTTTCATGTCCCTCTTGAAATGTAATAGCTGTTTTATGTAGCCCATAGGAGCCAACCGGCTGCATCTTCACTCAAAACATCTCCAACTTAGCCCTACTCCAAGGCCTCGCCTCTCACATCGTATTGACCATACTTTTCATGGATCCCGACATCTGCCGGTGAAGAGTTTGGCGTCATCGATATTGCGTTTCAACAACATGACGGAGGACCGAGCTGGATATTCCATCACGTTGCCTGGCCTTTTACGCCCGAAATAAGCGTCCTTGTTTCTGCAGATCTCCAGAGCCTGAGGATTATGCGGGATGTAGGCTATCCCTCTGACTCCATCGTATCACCTCGGCTAACCATTCATAATGGAATCCCGTGCGATTAGCTCGACATATAGGTCATCGAGCGAGCCATACTTTTTTGGAAATCGAAAACCGCTTTACAATTGTTGTGTTAGCCGCGGATTTTTAACGATGCCGAGACCAGCTAGGGTCCCTGCGTCCTATTTCACAAAAGCGACATTTACACCCATTGACGGCCTTGATAGCATTGCAAATTTTTATGGCTCTTCTACGGGGATCCACAAAATATGTGATAACCATTCGAAGGCAGATGAAGCAGGGAATTATCTTGTCGAAGTTTCTCTCACACCACGCCGATTTCCTTAACATGTGTAAGATTCAGGCACCGGACCGCTACCGCCAGTCCGCATTCATTCAAGTCAGGACAATGTTTAAATGTGCCTATTGCTCTGTTGACGTTAAAACAGTTCGATCTCAACAGGGAACAGGAGCCCAATCCCTCGTCAGGCGCAGACGAGAATGATCAAAGACCAGTGCACGTTTTACGAATTTGGTACGGACATGACCCGCTAAGTCGTAGCCCCAATATTGGCGTCGTATTAGCGTTCGATCAACTGACCAGAGAGATGATCTAACAAATCTGATATCCCTTGCGTAGAGTTATGTGGGGAAATATCGCCTTTCTTTGTCGGTtggatgtactccgtactgcaTGGGGAATCATCCTTACCCGCCTGTTTCAAGGGATATTTCTAGTTAGACACCGTACATGGTGCACTTTTTGACGTGCAAATGTATGTATCTCTCGTCATGCGTTGAGATTTAATACATCTGGACAGAAAACAATGATGGATTAAAGATGTGGGTCTCAGGGGCAAGGAGAACTGTTCAGCGCTGGTATTGATAGGACTCATACGCTGCTATTATTAATCCGGAAGCAATGTCAGAGGCGATCATATTAAGTCTACTCTGTAGAACATCAGACAGAGTTATATGGATATTAGAATTAACATCATTTGGGGGGGTATATTTCAAAACCACAAAAATCGCACGCCAATACATATTGCCCAATGTAAATTGAGAATATATCACTTAACAATTTCCCAAGTTCCCGttccctcttcctccttgGGGGTTGCTACTTCGTCCGCTCAACCATGCCCATTTCCGCATGATTTAACTCCCCCTCCGGCTGTGATGCGACCCGCGACAATTTCGTTCTTTCGCGAGTATACCTCAGGCGGATCCATATCATCAGATTGACGACACCGTATAACGCAATAGTCGCACCGGCGATGGCGAATATATAAGCCGCCACGCGCCGAGTTTGCCTGCCGTTCCGACCCGGGTCAAGGAAGGAGTATGTGTAGAAGCCCTGGTCCGCGTGTGTAATGTAGGCGAGTGCGATATAGAGCACGAGGATGAGGATTATGTAGAGGAGATGGATAAGAGGCCTGAGCAAGGCGTTGGCAAAGATAATCTCGAAGAGCGCGAAGAAGGCTGGCAAGATGTGTTGGGAGACCTGGGGAATTTTTGTTAGTTTTGATTAGCGAGATTAGGAAGGGAGAGTGGAAATATGAAATGCTGACATTTGTCCAGGCGTTAAAGACCACAGGAAACCAAGTTCCCCGGTACAGGATCGCCCAGTACACGATCAGCACCAAAAGGGGAAAAACCGTAACTGTTGTATACAGTAGGCTGTGCAGCGAGCGGAGAAATCTCGGCCATTTCTCGAACAACACCGACCGTCCTCTCGCAGCGTAGCAGAAGCTATGTATTCCTGCGACAAGGAAATATGCAGCTACTCCCACGAATGACAGGTTTGTGAAGTAGCTAAACCACCGAGCAATGTTGCTGGTTTGGCCATGCGTAGCTGACCAGCCATAGATGACCAAGATGGTCACCAAAGAGTAGACCGAAATAACGATGCGCACGATGCCAAATACCAAAGGTGGGAAGAACCAAGAAGTTTCGAAGGCGAAGGGACGGTCGTCCCAGCCGTTCGTGCGGAAAAGGCTTTTGAGTGAAAAGGCCATTTCCGCCTTGGTGCTCTATTGTAGCTGGTTGATTTATATACTAATCGCCGCGGGGCGGGCGGTTCTATGTGCATGTAAATGCAAAAGATGCCGGAAGGAGGAACGTGTATATCCAAGAGAGGGGGTAGAGATAACATAAAAGGTACATGTTCTGACTCGAAGAGATGGTCAGTTTAAGTACGGGCAGAGAGGCCAGGATAGTTTTGGCTTGATACCAGAGGATCAGTTCATGTCTCAGCAAACATCGTGACATCCGCGGGGTCAACGACTTATAGTTACGGCAGGTTTCGGCGCGGTGGCTTTGGCCGTCCCTTGGGACAAACGTGAGATTTGAGTGTGAGTGCCTAAAGCTTCCAGCTGGCAGGAAGCCCTTGATGGACTTGGGAGAGAGACTGCCTCGTGGCGGTTCGATGTGCCAAGCGAATTAGTTCAAACTGGTGCTGTTCACTGGTCGCTGGGCAGTCTCTCCTCGACCCGGCCTCAGGATGTCTGCCGTCGCCAACACCTTGTGGCCTCCGCAAGTTGCACACAACGGCTCACTGGCGCTGTACCACACATCCATCAATGGTGACGAGCATGGAAGATAATGATCATGATGTCATGGCTTCGTTTTAAAGTTAGATAACTTCTGCTTGGGCTCCAATCGGTCGCGAGTTCAACATCCGCACAGAGAGGCAATCTCGGGCAGTCAGGAAAAGGTGAAAGCTTACTTAAACCGACCTCCCCCCACAACATCAGAGTGAGGAACATCCTGTCTCATAGCCCACGATCAGGCACATAGAGAAAGGTAACTATATGGGGTATTCAATGAAACGCCGCTGCGATCTTACCGTAGCCAAAGCCTGACAACTACAGGTTACGGAGCCCGGAGTGTTTTGTTTTGATCAAATAACGACTTAAAGATACCCGCATAAACCCGCTCAACTGGGTTGCACAGGCCTATTCTCCGGCCAGCTTTTCTCTTTGTTGGTTTACACCTAGATACTGGATTTTTGCAGCGAGTTTACTCCCTATACGGCCGCTGTTTTGAAGGCGTCAGCTGAGCCCGCGGGATGTCCAGCACCGTGGACGTACATCAAGGTGGGTGCAATGCCATTGTTTCTGCGTTTCTTTACCTTGGATGCGCAAGAAGATGCTCTCAGAGTCACGGGTTGTTCCAGATGGCGTGAACCTCAATAAACTTCATTCTCCCTCGGTCCCATAACGCTTGTTCATACATATATTGAAGCACCGAATCGAAATGTTTGTGCGACGGGTTACCTTCGCCCCTGGGAAAGGTTCCGTTTTCCCAGATGAAAAGATTTTACAAATCGACGACGTTTTTGACGGGTGTGCGGGGCTTTAGTTCATGGCGATGGTGTCCTTCTATCCCCAGCTGCAGGAGGACGATGCTAAAAACCTCAACTCGCAAAATTTAACCTGTTTCGGCAACTCTTCATGCAGAATCTTGATATGTACAGTGATATTTAAACCTACGACCATTTATATACTCGATGGTGTATGTTGGCTCGATGTTGCTGTCATATGATAAGGCGGAACCGATTACTAGAATTTCTCAGCGTCTCTTAGACAGGCGGGTGTGGTTAGCAGTACCTTGTGCTTGGGCCGGAGCACAACTACCGGAGTGGCTGACTCCCTTCGGCCGCCTCTAGTGCCATACTCTTCCCTAAGCACATCCGGTGGGTGGAGGATCTCTGGGGGTATGATAGCTTGGATGCCTTATCATGCGGCCTCCAGCCTGTTCTTTCTCATATAGAGCAACTGTTTCTATATATTTGTTGCCAAACAACCCAATTTCTAGCCATTATTATATTTTGAAGAATTTTTTTGTTCTCCTGCACAATGTCCTTGTGCGAAGTTATTGAAAATGGGAAAGAAAATGACGATGATTAAGGCGCCATAAGCCCTGCCACCAGAGTGACATGCATTGGTCAAAGTGGAATGCAATTCAGCTCCAGCCGGTCGATAACCGCCATCTCACACTGAGCATATTTTAAAAGAAACATCACGAGGTCCCCGCAACAAAGATTAGGATGTGCGCGGAGGCTGCAGCAGTGTAACTATAACTACAAAGTTCCGAACAGGAGACTAGGGAGCAAGACCTTACTCTCATTCCGCAGGTGCAGATGTCTCCTACATGGCTTGGACTAAACTGCCTACAATATAGTGATCCCCTTGTTAATGACGACGCCCTTATTTCTGATGACAAGATCCCACGGGTTATCAATCATTTTTGGGAGTATCGCTGATATAAATGCTGTGTGACTGCTTGTTGAGAAAAAGTGAAATCCAAAAAGAAAGGTTATCCAGGGGGTGAAACTTAGAAGCTGCAGTAAATATCTGGCAAAAAGAGGTCAGTGTCGCATTTTAGAAAAAGTTCCCTAACACATAAGAGACCAGTGGAAGTGCTCTGTAAGGGTGACCGATCCCATTTTCCCGGGGGCGTTTACTGGCAATGGGATGTGCTATGATGCATCACAAGGAATAAAAGAGCTGTGCACTCACAGGACTCCCAGAGCTCCCCAGCTTGTATGACTTCCAAAAGCTGAGCTTGTCTCCTCCCAGTCAAATCTCTTAGAGCTATTGACAGATGTAACATTCAAAATCTAGTGCAGTATGATCCGCGTGGtacccttttttccccctctgCAGGAGACATCACAAGTTGACTAATCCTTGAAAGTTAGTAGGATTTGTTGCTCTAATAACAGCACCCAAACAGGGGAATCCTAGCGTCGTCAGGGGCAGGAATCAAAAATAAAGCTAACACGGGCAACTATCAATTCTTCATGACTTTGAGGATTGACTCGGGGAGATGTGCCTCCTCGCCAGAGCTCGCGGCCGGACCAAAGCAGCGGCGTAGTTGGATGAAACATGGGAC
Encoded proteins:
- a CDS encoding uncharacterized protein (EggNog:ENOG410PHWH~COG:S~TransMembrane:6 (i30-53o73-93i114-133o153-171i178-198o218-242i)~BUSCO:14388at33183), coding for MAFSLKSLFRTNGWDDRPFAFETSWFFPPLVFGIVRIVISVYSLVTILVIYGWSATHGQTSNIARWFSYFTNLSFVGVAAYFLVAGIHSFCYAARGRSVLFEKWPRFLRSLHSLLYTTVTVFPLLVLIVYWAILYRGTWFPVVFNAWTNVSQHILPAFFALFEIIFANALLRPLIHLLYIILILVLYIALAYITHADQGFYTYSFLDPGRNGRQTRRVAAYIFAIAGATIALYGVVNLMIWIRLRYTRERTKLSRVASQPEGELNHAEMGMVERTK
- a CDS encoding uncharacterized protein (EggNog:ENOG410PHT8~COG:P~MEROPS:MER0215799~BUSCO:7545at33183), translating into MREFDALVSEYQHDKRKPKEAEALTTLRKVASLVKPIMRQRSWRVGTLCEFYPAQANLLGLNINHGEKICLRLRSPHDEKQFIPLEQIVDTMLHELCHIVHGPHNQEFHALWNQLRDEHEQLVRKGYTGEGFLSAGHRLGGKRVPPDELRRQARAAAEKRRVLTAGSGQRLGGMPPSRGADMRKVIADAAERRKKVTEGCASGTKEGQKLADEVSHNGFRTKAEEDDANERAIMEAYIELIQQEEREQYGSLYVPPSAANPAGPRALAPPPVPESTKPRLTTTSEQTTEGDIDIWPCPVCTLVNPSMFLCCDACGSERPQVVNPSPPQKPPRPSQKHSFPEERQSAGSNSSTKPRRSAVDSLREIDDRMAKKPLGWVCHMCGTFMESEWWTCACCGTMKQSS
- a CDS encoding uncharacterized protein (EggNog:ENOG410PFR7~COG:S~TransMembrane:1 (o87-105i)~BUSCO:7680at33183); protein product: MTSDDEFFFDYLSWVPNDVKRYSTQVANSIDHHIDRAASNVRDALSRQSWLPTYLKPPPRHGQPLPRTLPPKSMVDRVHDWVVEHRALTAAVLAFIGTGGLLIYGNRKLGVKKRKARRAGNGARKEIVVIAGSAHEPITRSIACDLERRGFIVFITVTSAEEEHVVENEAREDIRSLWLDLANTPSEPSEMHPSLYVIQSLITNPQAPMPGVPPHTCQLTGLILVPSLTYPVGPVATIPASNWADAINTRLLYPILTAQLFLPLLTLKSNSSSIVLITPSIQSSLSSPFASPEVAVTRALAGFATSLRQELQLLESGHGSVDIVELKLGNLDLGRQFRNTNGQNKGTEVLTWQPQQRALYGSSYLSSIGHRVGRSSGAGSLHGTPAKELHFAVFDALAPRQKAIFGRKRKQQVVYVGRGSRTYAIVGNVIPSMLIGWMLGLRTGYPAFFSDSGSEDGNGYGSEGAWEKIS